GTTAATGGATGCATGGTCAAATCGTTCCTTTCTCATGCAGGAAATCTTCAATCTGTTGAAACGATTCAACGGCTACGAATGGCACGTTATTTTCTTTTAGTAGTTCTTGCAGTGCGTCTTTAGCAAAAGTAAGATCAGCAACTTTGGCTGGATGAGAATCTGGTTCGCTATCACCAGCAAAATAAACCACTTCATACTTTTCTTTCAGATCTGAAATCACTTTTGATTTATCAATACCATATCTTCTCGAATAATGTTTATGATTCTCATTAATCGACAAATGGACATTTTTTTTCTCGTAATAGCCTTTGTTCGAGAAAACAGGGACATGCTGAATGCCATAATGATTCAAAATGTGGTGAATGTAATAATCAGTCCCAGCACTTAAAATGTAGAAATCCCCGCCGTTTTCTTGTACCTTCTTAATAAAGGAAGGAACATGCTCATCAATCGGTAAGGAGAGGATATCTTGAATAATTTGTTCCTCATGCTGATCAATGGATTGAAATACCTGGCTTAGAAAATCAATATCTTGCATTTCCCCAGCTTTCCACTTCTTATACAACCCTTTACCTTCAGGATAATAAGTTTCAATCACAAGCCAGTAGAAATCTTTTTTTGAAATGGTTCCGTCAAAATCAGATACAAATGCCCACTTTTTCATTTATATTTCCTCCTTCATTTAGTCGTTGATCTATTAAAATTGTAGCATGCTTTCATATTCAAAAGAAATCTGATTCTTTTAGAACAATAACGTACAGCCGCACTAAATTGTGTTAAAATGAATTTTAAAAAGTTAAACAATTCAATTTAATCTGAAGGAGTGCGAGAATGAGTAAAACAATCAGTAAAGTCCAGGTGGAAGATATCATTATCGCAAACCAGGTTTTAAAAGAAGTCGTTGTTCATACACCTCTACAGCGGAATGAAATTCTTTCTGATCGATATAATTGCAATGTGTATTTGAAGAGAGAAGATTTACAGAGTGTTCGTTCTTTTAAAATTAGAGGCGCTTATAATTTGATTCAAGGTTTAACGATGGAAGAGAAAGCAAATGGAATCGTATGCGCAAGTGCAGGGAACCATGCCCAGGGCGTAGCCTTTTCTTGTAAAACGCTTGGCATTCAAGGGCATATCTTTATGCCTGCTACGACGCCCCGTCAAAAAATCTCGCAAGTTGAATTGTTTGGTGGATCGTTTGTGGAAGTCATTCTAACAGGGGATACGTTTGATGATTCCTTTCTAACCGCTAAAGAATTTTGTAACAAACACGACAAAGCATTCATTCATCCTTTTGATGATTATCGAACGATTGCAGGACAGGGAACAGTAGGACTTGAAATTATGAATGATATTGATGAAGTCGACTTTGTTATGCTCAGCATTGGAGGGGGAGGTCTTGCCTCAGGCGTAGGGTCTTATATCAAAAGCATTAGCCCACACACGAAAATCATAGGCATAGAGCCTGAAGGTGCCCCAGGAATGAAAAGTTCCATTGAAAAGGACGAGGTCGTACCGCTTGATTATATCGATAAATTTGTAGATGGAGCTGCTGTGAAACAAGTTGGAAAGCTGACACTCGATATTTGCAAACATATCCTTGATGATGTCGTACTTGTGCCAGAAGGGAAAATTTGTACAACCATCTTAGAGCTATACAACCAGAACGCCATTGTGGCTGAGCCAGCCGGCGCTTTGTCCATCGCCGCTCTCGATTTTTATCGTGATCAAATAAAAGGAAAGAATGTGGTGTGCGTTATTAGTGGGGGAAATAACGATATTAATCGCATGCAGGAAATCCAGGAACGTTCTTTAATTTATGAAGGGCTAAAACATTATTTTATTGTACATTTCCCACAACGAGCTGGTGCGTTAAAAGAATTTATGGCTGATGTTTTAGGTCCAACAGATGATATTACCCGCTTTGAATACACGAAAAAGAACAATCGTGATCGAGGGCCTGTTCTAGCAGGAATTGAGCTCAAACACAAAGAAGATTATGAACCTTTGATTGAGCGTTTAAATCGAAAAGGATTTTCTTACATTGAAATTAACAAGGACCAAGATCTCTTTAACCTACTCATTTAAAACGCCTATAGCAGGCGTTTTTCTTTTGAAGTCGTTCGAGTATAAATTGGCCACTTTTTTCTATATGATAAGGAGAGATTGTATGAAAAGAGGTGCGGAATGAAATTAAGTATACTTGATCAAACACCAGTCTTTCATGGAGAAACGACAGCTGAGGCACTACAAGCTTCAAAAGAGTTAGCTATTCTCGGAGATCAACTTGGCTATGTTCGTTACTGGGTTACGGAACACCACGACCTAGATCACTTAGCGTGTCCCACCCCTGAGGTACTCTTAAGCTATATCGGAGCACATACTAGGCGAATTCGACTTGGAGCTGGAGCAATACTACTTCCTCACTATCAACCATATAAGATAGCAGAAATTTTTCATACACTAGCAACCCTTTTTCCAGGTCGCATCGACCTTGGATTAGGCAGAGCACCAGGGGGATCTGCCGAAGCGACTACAGCTCTATCTCCGCGATTTTTAGAAGAAGTTCGGAAGATGCCAGAGAAAGTAGATGAACTACTTCGCTTTATCAATAATGGCTTTGCAAAGGACCATTTGTATCATAATCTTCAAGCAAAGCCTGTTCCTAACCACGTTCCCGAGCTATGGCTCCTTGGAACAGGAAAGAAAAGTGCGCTGTTAGCAGCAGAAAACAGTATGTCCTATGCGTTTGGCTATTTTATGAGCGAACAAAATGGGAAAGAGCTTCTCGACACATATCGAACAAACTTTGCGGGAGAATCTCCTTATAGCATTCTAGCGGTGTCCATTATTTGCAGTGAGACACAGGAGCGTGCAGATGAGATTGCTCACTGGACTCACGTAGTCAATGAATTTCGAGCTAAAGGGAAAACAACACTCCCAAGTGTTGAAGAGGCACTTACCGTATCACCTCCTAATGATCACAACTCTAAGCTTATTAGTGGAACACCTGAAATCGTCCAAGAAAAGCTGCAGAAGCTAAAAGAACAGTATCAACCAGATGAATTCTTAATCACAACGATTACGCCACATCGAAGGGAAAGACTGACTTCTTTTCAACTTCTTGGTGAGCGGCTTATTCAAGGATAGATCTTTTTTCACTAATAGAAGGAAATCTGTTATGATAGAGTTTGGTTTCTTTTGTTTTTTATAGGATTAAATTTTTAACTGTATCCATTTTACAGTGCCAATAGATATGAAAATAAAAGGACGGATCAAGCTAGAAGAGGAGACCGTACATGACCCAACCATTACCTTTTGAAATCACAAAGGAAGATTCCTTTTTCGAGAAACTCGGCGACTATGTTGGCGACGTATTCTACGACATTTTACCGGAGCATGGATATGAGCTTCGAGATGAACAAATCTTTATGGCTTTTCAAATTGAACAGGCCTTTAAAAATAAGAGCGTTGTGTTTGCTGAAGCAGGCGTTGGAACAGGGAAAACGTTTGTTTATTTGTTGTATGCCATTTGCTATGCAAGGTATACAAGAAAACCGGCGATTATTTCATGTGCGGATGAAACACTTATTGAGCAGCTAGTGAAAGAAGGCGGAGATATTGAGAAGCTTGAGAAAGCTCTTGGTCTAACTGTTGATGTTCGTCTAGCGAAGGCTAGAGAGCAATATGTTTGTGTGAAAAAACTAGACCATCTTTCTCATCGTACTGACGATGAAGACATCTTAAGTGTGCACGATGAAATACCAGAGTTTGTTTATGAACCAGCTGCATCAATGAAGTCTTTCCATCGCTATGGCGATCGGAAAGAATACCCTTGGGTACCAAATGATAAATGGGAAAAAATTGCGTGGGATCCACTGCAACAATGTTCAACATGTGACTGGCGTCATCGCTGTGGCCAAACGTTAAATCGTGAATATTATCGTCATTCAAGCGATTTGATTATTTGTTCTCATGATTTCTATATGGAACATATCTGGACGAAAGACTCACGTAAACGTGAAGGACAACTTCCTTTACTCCCAGAAGCTAGCACAGTTGTATTTGATGAAGGCCATTTATTGGAATTCTCAGCACAAAAAGGCTTGACTTATCGTTTTCATTCGGAAACTCTATCCAGTATTCTTACAGGCTACATGGACCAGGATGTAAGAGAAGAATCGCTTACATTAGTTGAAGAGATCCTGGAGCTTCACGATAACTGGTTCGCTCATCTTAGTCAGTCCGCGATCGCTGTAGAAGGTTCGATTCGAAAAGATGTCCCACGAACTGAAACGATGATAGAAATTGCAAAAGCGATTGCTGAGAAAGTTGATGCTTTGTTAGAGCAGCTTGTTTTCGATTCAGAGCTTTATGTAATGGAAGACTACCATGTCAAGATTATGGAAGAATACCTCGAGTTCTTCTCATATGGCTTAAGAACGCTACTCCAGGATGGAGAGGGCATTCATTGGCTTGAAGAAACTGAAACCCAGACTTCTCTTGTCATTATGCCAAGACTTGTAGAAGACATTCTGCGAAAAGAAGTATTTTCACAAAAGATCCCATTTGTTTTCTCATCAGCAACGCTTTCGCAAGCTGGAGATTTCTCTTATATAGCAAGCAGCTTAGGCATTCAGAAACATGCTTCCTTCTCTGTAAATTCGCCGTTTGATTATGAATCACAGATGAAAATGAATGGTTCTGTAGCTGGAAATGAACATCAAAAATGGGAAGAGATGGGACATTCCCTTCATCTGAATAAAGGTCATTCATTGCTGCTATTCTCTTCGCTAGAAGAAATGAATAGGTTCAGAGAGTGGGCAGACCAACAAAGCTGGAAGTTTAACCTTATTTATGAAGGAGACCGTGAAATAAGCGAAACGGTCAAGGCGTTTCAACGAGATCATTCTGCTGTTCTTTGCTCGTATCATCTATGGGAGGGACTTGATGTACCGGGTGAATCACTTACTCAGGTTCTAATCTCGTCATTACCATTCCCGCCAAATGACCCTGTTTTCCAGGCGAAACGAAGTCATTCAGAAGATCCAGTAAGCGATGTGGACCTCCCCTACATGTTACTTCGCTTACGACAAGGAATTGGTCGTTTAATTCGAAGTAGTGCAGATCATGGTGTCGTCTGTATTTGGATGACAGAAGATCAAGTGACAAAGTATGAACAACAAGTCCAAGATGTTTCACCTTTACCAATCAACTGGAAATAATAAAAAGCTCTTTCTCAAACGAGGAAGAGCTTTTTTCTATTGAAGTTGTTATGATAGATTAAGGGAGGTGTGGCATGAAAACAAATTGGGAAAGACATCATTCGATCATTCATCTACCTGATGAAGCGATAACATCAATCGTAAAAAGCTATCAGCCACATCTAAAGGTAAATACCACGACCCAGCTTTCTGGAGGTTTAAGTCATACGAATTATAAAATCGATATTGCTCATCATAGCTCTGTTGTGATCAGAGTGGCTAGAAACCAGGAAAGCTTGAAACGGGAATATGAAGTTCACAGGTCCTTGCCAAAAGATGTGCGAGCACCAGCTTTTCTTCATATGACAAAGTGGAATGGATATCATATTGGTATTCTTGAATGGAAAGAAGGATCCTTGCTGCGAGACCATCTATCTACTTCGTCTCAACAACATTTGAAAGCAATGGGGCAATCCATTGGAGAACAGCTTGCCTCAATGAGAGAACTGCGTTTTAATACATATGGTTTTCTTGATTCAACACTTGAAGTAAGAGATGAATTTCAATTAACACCAACCTCATTCATCTCAACTATCGAATCCTTTTTTAATCATCATGCTTCCAAATGGTTATCTCTTACTCTAACTGATAGAGTGATGTCATTTGTAAGGAACAATGCCTATTTGCTTGAGCAAGATCAAAGCGAACCCCGCCTTGTTCACGGGGATTATAATGGACTTAATGTACTAATGGACGGAACAGAAGTAAGTGCCGTTCTAGATTGGGAATTTGCCTTATCAGGTAGCATTTATTTTGATTTAGGTAACATGATTCGGTACGAATTTGATCACATGACATCATTTAAAGAAGGAATTCAGCAAGGATTATTAAATAGAGGAATCACCCTGCCAAAACAGTGGCAGAAGCTTGCCAAACTGGCAGATCTCGTTGCGCTTTGTAGCTTGCTTGATCGACCAGTATGTGGGGAAAACAGGGTAAGGGATATCACTCACCTTATTACTAAAACGATAGAATCTTATTAAGTAGGAACAAGCGAGAGGGGAATATACATGAGGATTGGATTTATACGCCACGGGAGTACAGCATGGAATAAAGAGAAAAGAGCTCAAGGTAGCTCAGACATTCATCTTGACGATCAAGGTCGCAGTGACGCAGCGAAGCTTGGAGACTGGTTAAAGAACGACAAGTGGGATGTGATCTTCTCAAGTGATCTTTCACGAGCTAAAGAAACAGCAGAGATCATCGCCAAAAAGCTCAACCTGAAAGTGATAACCGATCATCGCTTACGAGAGGCGGGCGGTGGGCAGATTGAAGGAACTACAGAGCAAGAACGTATTAAGAAATGGGGAGAAAACTGGCGCGAATTAGATCTCGGTATTGAAAAGGCTGATCTTGTTGTTGAACGCGCACATGCGGCAGTAAATGATTTTCATGATAAATACTCCGGTTTAAATGTGCTAGTAGTTAGCCACGGTTCTTTTCTTAGACATTTCTTTAAAAGCACCCTACCTGAACTAAATCATGAAAATCATATTGTAAATACTTCTTTAACGATTCTTAAAAGAGATGGAGACAAATGGTTAAATGAAAAGTTCCATTCCACACGCCATCTTAATTAATAAACGAATCAATCCATATCCTGACTCTTTATTTAGAGAGGATTTTTGATAATGATCGAGAAGACCTTCAATATAGAACGTTACCATTCATTATTGGAGGGAAAAGCCATGAACGCAAAACCCGAAATGATAGGGGAAGATTTATCTCTTATTGATCTCTATGACCTCTCCCTTGAACTAAGGACGGGTTCATATGTCCTGCATGAGGAAGAACTTACAATCATTGAAACTAGCGCGAGTCCATCGCTTCCTTACTTAATTAGCGGGTTAGAAAAACTCCAAATCGATTTAGAAGAGGTTCGCAACATAATTGTCACCCATATCCATCTCGATCACGCTGGAGGGACAGGGCTATTTCTTGAAAAATGTCCCAATGCTCGTGTTTTTGTTCATCCAAAAGGGATTCGCCATTTAGAAAATCCATCTCGCTTAATTGAAGGAGCAAAAGCTGTTTATGGGAATAAATTCCAGGAGTTATTCGAACCAATAATTCCGATTCAAGAAGACCGGCTAATCGCCATGAATGACATGGACACGATGCGAATTGGGCCGAATCGAATGTTAACTTTCATGGATACTCCAGGACATGCCAAACACCATTTCTCGATCTATGACTCAAAAACGAACGGGGTGTTTGTAGGTGATACGATGGGAGTTTATTATCCGCAGCTCGATGTTGAACTTTATCTTCCATCAACATCACCAAATCAATTCGATCCAGACGCAATGCTAGCATCTGCTGAAAAAATCATGGCCTATGAGCCAGACGCCATTTATTTCGGTCATTATGGAAGAACATCTAACCGAGATGAGGTAATGGCTCAATTAAAAGGCTGGTTATCCGATTTTCTGAGAATAACAAATGACCTCATGCAAAAGAAAGAGGCGCCAATTACTGAGCTTCTTTCAAAAGCGCTATTAGCACATGTGGCAAGTAAGCTTTCAATAAAAGGAGTACCTTCCGATCATCCTATATATGATTACATAAAAGTAGACTTACAAGTATGTGCTCTTGGCCTAATCGATTATTTGAAACGAAAATCAGTTCGAACCACTTAGATTCTGCTTAAGTGGTTTTCTTGTGAATAATAGGCAAAGGCTTTTTTTTCATGTTATATTGAATGAATCATTTAGATCAACAGTACGGAGAGATGCTATGCTAAAAAATAAATCAACGATTCAATCCTTCCGCTATATTTTCATAATGTATGTCGGTACTATTATTTTATTTGCTACCTTTTATATGCTGCCGTTTTCCCACTATGGCTCATTACAGGTCATTGACTCTCTCTTTATATCAACTAGTGCGCTCAGCGTTACAGGGCTATCTTCCGTTGACATCTCGTCTGACTTTACACGAGTTGGACAGGTCTTATTAATTATTGAAATGCAACTAGGAGGCATTGGTATCCTCGTACTCGTCAGCTACCTATTTTTAATGATGGGTAAGAAACTAACAATGTCAAGTATGGTCCTTCTATCGAAAGACCAAAACCAGTCGCAGTTAAGAACCATTCGTTCATTAAGTATATCCGTTTTGATGATCGCGTTAACGGTAGAAGCCATTGGTTTTAGTCTCATGTTCAATGGAATAAGTGAGCAATATAGCTCAGTTAAAGAAGCTGTTTTTGTCACTGTATTTCACAGTGTAGCGAGCTTTACGAATGCTGGGTTTGATTTATTTGGAGATAGTTTGATTTCTTATCAACACAATTGGCTCCTGCTGTTGACTTCAGCAACGATGATCTTTCTAGGAAGCCTTGGTTTTCCTACTATTGTAGAATACATACTCGGCTTTCGAAAAAAGAAAAGCTTGTTTACAAAAGTGAACATCCGTCTTCATAGTTCGTTGTTTCTTGTGGGGGTTGTCATTTATTTCTCTTTAGAACAAAATGGCGTTTTTGGCCATTTGCCAATATGGGATAAGTTCGTAAACGTGATTTTTCTATCAGCTACATCACGGAATGGCGGCTTAACAACGGTAGACATTTCAACACTTAATATCACAACTGTTCTCATACTAATGACATTAATGTTTATTGGTGGGGCTTCTTCCAGTACCGGAGGGGGTCTTCGCTTAACAACCTTTGCGGTTCTTGTAGCAAAAATGGTTTCAGTAGCAAAATCTGAAGAATATACAACGCTATTTAAGAAGACCATTTCGCAGGACTCGATTAATAAATCTTTTTTGATCTTTTTAAGCTTTATCTTTTTATTTGGATTTACAACCATAATTCTGTCCATATTTGAGTCTCAAGAAATCATTTTAGTTGCATTTGAGGTTATATCTGCTTTAACAAACACTGGTTTATCGATGGGGATTACGAGTGAACTTGCAGGAGTTTCAAAGTTGCTATTATGTATGCTAATGATTATTGGGCGCATTGGTGTATTTAGCTTCATATACGCTGTATTTAAAATAGAAAAATCAAAAACGCGCTATATTAAAGAAGATTTGGCCGTAGGTTAAGGAGTGAGAAGTCATGCGAAAACAATTTCTAGTAATCGGTGCTGGTCGATTTGCGAAAGGCATTATTCGTGAACTATATGAGCAAAAATGTGATGTTGTCGTTTGTGATAAAGATGAGGGGCCGCTAGAAGATATAGATGACTACACAACACATTCAATCGTTGGCGATCTAAGAGAAAATCGAGTGATGGATGATTTAAACGTAGAACAGTACGATGCTGTTTTCGTAGCTATTGGAACTGATGCCTATTCAGCTATTTTAATTACAAACCGTCTTCGTGACCGAAAAGCAAAGAAAATTATTACTAAAGCAGTGAGTCGAGAAATAGGAGAAATCCTGTCTAACTTAGGGGCAGATCAGGTCATATATCCTGAGGAAGAAGCAGGGATGAAAGTGGCCAAACAAATCATGATGCCTAACGTCCTTGAATACATTGAAATTACGAAAAATGTATCAGCTATTGAAGTAGAGGTACCAGAAGAACTGATTGGAAAAACATTACTCGAACTTGATTTCTCTAGAAAATACGAGTTAAATGTTTCTCTCATCTTGCGAAAGGAAGCCCCCATCTTAAGTCGCTACGCCGAAGTGGCTTTCCAAAAAGGGGATGTCATTTTGATGGTAGGAGAAAACAAAAAAATAGAGCGCTTTAAACATAAGTTTTCTATCTAATAGCAAAGGTAACCATAAGCACATAAATACAAAAAAATCCGCATACTATTGCGGATTTTTTTATGAAAATGCAAAAAAATAAAAAAATATTTGTATCCGTTTTCATTCCTTTATTACCAGTACTAAGGCCTTATATCCATTCCAAAAAACGGTGTCATAAAAGATGACAAGAATAAAATTTCTTGTTTATAATAAGTTTATTGAAATATTTTTAATATTTGGTATTAAGTTATTAGAAGAAAAAGAAAGGTTGATCTGACATGACAATTGATACGGCACATTCAACTCAACAAAGTCACCACGTTGCCCTAAGGCGTGACATTAACATGCTGGGAAGCCTACTCGGTGACGTTTTAGTGCAGCATGGCGGCAAAGAGCTTCTAGATATGGTGGAATCCATTCGTGAGAAAACAAAATCTCTTCGGAATGTTGCTGATTTGGAAACTTCTCAACAATTAAAAGAAACGATCCAAACGCTCCAACCTCCTATGAGAAAACAGGTTATTCGAGCATTTGCCCTTTATTTTCATCTTGTCAATATTGCGGAACAAAATCACAGAATTCGCAGACGCCGAGATTATCAAATGTTAGAAGAAGAGCAGTCGCAACCTGGTTCAATTCCTCATGCTATTGCCTTACTTAAAAAGAATAATGTTCCTGGAGAATTGATTGAAGATACGCTATCTTCCATTTCATTGGAATTAATCCTTACAGCACATCCAACTGAAGCGACAAGACGATCTGTGCTAGAAATTCATAAAAGAATTGCAACATCACTTAAACAGCTAGACAATCCTTTACTTACAAAACGAGAGCAAAAGGCATTAAAGGCTGATTTAGTGAATGAAATCACAACACTATGGCAAACTGACGAGTTACGTCATAAGAAGCCTTCTGTTATGGACGAAGTGAATATGGGGCTGTTTTATTTTGAGGAAACGTTATTTGAAGTGCTTCCTCAAATTCATCAGGAGCTTGAAGAGTGTTTGCGTGACCATTATCCTGATGCTAAATGGGAAGTACCTAACATTTTGAAATTTGGTTCATGGATAGGTGGGGATCGAGACGGAAATCCATTCGTTACCCCTGAGATGACATGGAATACGCTCGAAAGACAACGGGATGTAGTCATTTCAAAATACAAAGACTCAGTGAAAAATTTAATGCGGCAGCTAAGCCAGTCGACGAACCGCATCGCCATTTGTCCAGAATTGACAAAATCAATTGAAGAAGATCAAAATCGCCTTCCTGATACGAAAGAGTGGGGCGTTCCACATGAAGCTTATCGCGTAAAGCTTGCTTATGTATTAGAAAAACTTCAGCGCGTTAATCGTGAGAACGGATACAAAAACTCAGAAGAATTTATAACAGATCTGAAGTTAATAGGGAATAGCTTGAAACAGCACTTTCCTGAAGGGTCCCACTTCACAGAGTTGAATAAGCTTATTCGTCAGGCATCTCTTTTTGGTTTTCATCTCGCTACTTTAGATGTTCGAAACCATAGCGGTGAACATGAGGGGGCTATCGCAGAAATTTTAAGTCGTGTAAATCTGGCTGACAACTACGCCGAATTAGATGAAGAAGAAAAGGTTCAGTTACTCAATCGTCTTCTTGAAGACCCACGACCAGTTCTTTCTACCTATGAGGATTATTCGGAGAAAACACAAAAAATACTCGATATCTTTACGATGATTAAAAAAGCTCACAAAGAGTTTGGTCCTCAATCAATTTCTGTATACTTAATTAGTATGACCGAATCAGCTAGTGACCTTCTTGAGGTACTCGTTCTTGCTAAGGAAGCGAATATTTATCGTCTACACGCAGACGGTAGCGTTGAAAGTGATTTAAATATTGCTCCATTACTTGAAACGATCGATGATCTTAAAGCTGGTCCTGCCATTATGGAGAAGCTATTTGATCTTCCAGTCTACAAACATCATCTAGAAAAGCATGATCAACGTCAGGAAATCATGCTGGGGTATTCCGATGGAAGCAAGGATGGTGGAACACTAACAGCTAACTGGAAGCTTTATCAAGCTCAACAAGAAATTAGTCGGATCGCTTCTGAACGCAACCTTCGACTTAAATTCTTTCATGGTCGCGGTGGAGCGCTTGGGCGTGGTGGCGGTCCACTACGAAGAAGTCTACTGTCGCAACCTCCTGAAACATATACGGCTGGTGTAAAGATTACAGAGCAAGGAGAGGTTTTATCTTCTCGTTACTTGCTTTACGATATTGCTTATCGAAGTCTAGAACAAGCGACGACAACCTTGCTATCATCTGCCGTATCAGGGATCGAAAAAGATGTTAGACAAGAGAAGTGGCATGAAATTATGGAAGAAATTTCGGCTGTATCCCTTAAATCTTATCAATCCCTCGTATTTGAGGATGATGGGTTCCTTGCTTACTTTAAACAGGGAACGCCATTACCAGAACTTGGCGCATTAAACATTGGTTCCCGTCCAATGAGCAGAAAAGGTACAGACCACTTCGATGACTTACGTGCAATCCCATGGGTATTCGCTTGGACTCAAAGTCGCCAGTTGATGCCAGCATGGTATGCGTCAGGTACCGGTCTTACCGAGTTCGCTGCAACAGAAGAAGGATTAAGCAGTCTAAAAGAAATGTATGCGAATTGGCCGTTCTTTGCATCTCTTATCGATAACTTGCAAATGGGATTAATGAAAGCAGATCTCGCTACAGCAGAAAAATATATGTTCTTAATTGATGATGAACAGCTAGCGAACCGCATCTTCGGAAAAATCGTCGATGAATACCATCGTACAAAAGATGTCATTTTAACGATTACCGGACAGGAAGAATTACTTGATGGTACGCCAAACATTAAAGATTCGATCCGTTTACGAAATCCGTAT
The sequence above is drawn from the Pseudalkalibacillus hwajinpoensis genome and encodes:
- a CDS encoding potassium channel family protein, whose protein sequence is MRKQFLVIGAGRFAKGIIRELYEQKCDVVVCDKDEGPLEDIDDYTTHSIVGDLRENRVMDDLNVEQYDAVFVAIGTDAYSAILITNRLRDRKAKKIITKAVSREIGEILSNLGADQVIYPEEEAGMKVAKQIMMPNVLEYIEITKNVSAIEVEVPEELIGKTLLELDFSRKYELNVSLILRKEAPILSRYAEVAFQKGDVILMVGENKKIERFKHKFSI
- a CDS encoding TrkH family potassium uptake protein translates to MLKNKSTIQSFRYIFIMYVGTIILFATFYMLPFSHYGSLQVIDSLFISTSALSVTGLSSVDISSDFTRVGQVLLIIEMQLGGIGILVLVSYLFLMMGKKLTMSSMVLLSKDQNQSQLRTIRSLSISVLMIALTVEAIGFSLMFNGISEQYSSVKEAVFVTVFHSVASFTNAGFDLFGDSLISYQHNWLLLLTSATMIFLGSLGFPTIVEYILGFRKKKSLFTKVNIRLHSSLFLVGVVIYFSLEQNGVFGHLPIWDKFVNVIFLSATSRNGGLTTVDISTLNITTVLILMTLMFIGGASSSTGGGLRLTTFAVLVAKMVSVAKSEEYTTLFKKTISQDSINKSFLIFLSFIFLFGFTTIILSIFESQEIILVAFEVISALTNTGLSMGITSELAGVSKLLLCMLMIIGRIGVFSFIYAVFKIEKSKTRYIKEDLAVG
- the ppc gene encoding phosphoenolpyruvate carboxylase, with protein sequence MTIDTAHSTQQSHHVALRRDINMLGSLLGDVLVQHGGKELLDMVESIREKTKSLRNVADLETSQQLKETIQTLQPPMRKQVIRAFALYFHLVNIAEQNHRIRRRRDYQMLEEEQSQPGSIPHAIALLKKNNVPGELIEDTLSSISLELILTAHPTEATRRSVLEIHKRIATSLKQLDNPLLTKREQKALKADLVNEITTLWQTDELRHKKPSVMDEVNMGLFYFEETLFEVLPQIHQELEECLRDHYPDAKWEVPNILKFGSWIGGDRDGNPFVTPEMTWNTLERQRDVVISKYKDSVKNLMRQLSQSTNRIAICPELTKSIEEDQNRLPDTKEWGVPHEAYRVKLAYVLEKLQRVNRENGYKNSEEFITDLKLIGNSLKQHFPEGSHFTELNKLIRQASLFGFHLATLDVRNHSGEHEGAIAEILSRVNLADNYAELDEEEKVQLLNRLLEDPRPVLSTYEDYSEKTQKILDIFTMIKKAHKEFGPQSISVYLISMTESASDLLEVLVLAKEANIYRLHADGSVESDLNIAPLLETIDDLKAGPAIMEKLFDLPVYKHHLEKHDQRQEIMLGYSDGSKDGGTLTANWKLYQAQQEISRIASERNLRLKFFHGRGGALGRGGGPLRRSLLSQPPETYTAGVKITEQGEVLSSRYLLYDIAYRSLEQATTTLLSSAVSGIEKDVRQEKWHEIMEEISAVSLKSYQSLVFEDDGFLAYFKQGTPLPELGALNIGSRPMSRKGTDHFDDLRAIPWVFAWTQSRQLMPAWYASGTGLTEFAATEEGLSSLKEMYANWPFFASLIDNLQMGLMKADLATAEKYMFLIDDEQLANRIFGKIVDEYHRTKDVILTITGQEELLDGTPNIKDSIRLRNPYVDPLSSLQVELISTYRSNGSEDDELLKEILLTINGIAAGLRNTG